Proteins encoded together in one Nostoc sp. PCC 7524 window:
- a CDS encoding Rpn family recombination-promoting nuclease/putative transposase, which translates to MRRDSIFYKIFQQSPSLLFELLTNRPENADKYTFDSVAVKEPKFEIDGVFLPPENATPGTVYFCEVQFQKDEKLYERVFAESSLYFYRNRDRFSDWQAVIIYPSRSIEQSDTRPHRTLLNGDQVHRIYLDELGDIRSLPLWMAVMVLTTIKEEQAPSEARYLLSRTRQETAAPLSNAIIEIITTIIAYRFEQLSRTEVESMLDITLKETRVYREIKEEGREEGREAMANMISRQLTKRLGEIPQDVLSVVGGLQLPMLEELGEALLDFTSVADLQAWLQARMN; encoded by the coding sequence ATGCGTCGAGATTCGATTTTTTACAAAATATTCCAACAGTCGCCTAGTTTATTATTTGAATTATTGACAAATCGCCCAGAAAACGCAGATAAATATACATTCGACTCGGTAGCTGTTAAAGAACCCAAGTTTGAAATTGATGGGGTATTTTTACCTCCAGAAAATGCAACTCCAGGGACTGTTTATTTTTGTGAAGTCCAATTCCAAAAAGACGAAAAGCTGTATGAAAGAGTATTTGCAGAATCTTCACTCTATTTCTACCGCAACCGTGACCGATTTAGTGATTGGCAAGCTGTAATCATTTATCCATCACGGAGTATTGAGCAAAGTGATACTCGTCCCCATCGCACATTACTCAACGGCGACCAAGTGCATCGGATATATTTAGATGAGTTGGGAGATATTCGTTCTTTACCCTTATGGATGGCGGTGATGGTGTTAACTACTATCAAGGAAGAGCAAGCCCCCTCAGAAGCCAGGTATTTGTTGAGTAGAACTCGTCAAGAAACTGCTGCACCACTCAGCAATGCGATAATTGAAATAATTACCACGATCATCGCTTATCGGTTTGAGCAACTAAGTCGAACGGAGGTGGAGTCAATGTTAGACATCACATTGAAAGAAACACGAGTTTATCGAGAAATCAAGGAAGAGGGACGAGAGGAAGGACGAGAGGCAATGGCTAATATGATTAGCCGACAGTTAACGAAGCGATTGGGGGAAATTCCCCAAGATGTGCTTTCTGTGGTAGGAGGTTTGCAATTACCAATGCTGGAAGAGTTGGGGGAAGCGTTACTGGATTTTACGAGTGTGGCTGATTTGCAAGCTTGGTTACAGGCAAGAATGAATTAA
- a CDS encoding small RNA NsiR4-regulated ssr1528 family protein, whose translation MTADTTQVNSTTKGADAIDEAIANGIDFDGTPIPTAKLELYTKVMALEANRQRSGVSNTMRSRIVRIGAKHIPQAELDQLLADAGFAPLKEKEVAFFYGGK comes from the coding sequence ATGACTGCTGACACTACACAAGTAAATTCTACTACCAAGGGTGCTGATGCCATTGATGAAGCGATCGCTAACGGCATCGATTTTGATGGTACACCGATTCCAACTGCCAAGTTAGAACTATACACCAAAGTCATGGCATTAGAAGCAAACAGACAGCGTAGTGGTGTATCTAATACTATGCGATCGCGCATTGTCCGCATAGGTGCAAAACACATCCCCCAAGCAGAACTTGATCAATTACTAGCAGACGCAGGTTTCGCCCCCCTGAAAGAAAAAGAAGTTGCCTTTTTCTACGGCGGTAAGTAA